One genomic segment of Pseudomonas fortuita includes these proteins:
- a CDS encoding ATP-binding protein, translating into MPAHGTPRKPARELTLKTPVSAPLDLMSQRIAQFDWGHTSLGPLPRWSASLRIAVDMMHSSPFPCAVVWGADLCVVHNDGYRALRAARPDALGNAFDALWSDLWEAMGPWVFKALEGRSNFVEDQPLLVCVEGNEPLWCAFGYAPLRDEFGNVAGFLHKVIETTASVEAYHHWREQVQGYERQIARHVAEREQIWQLSPDAMMTVTPELKLHAVNPAWYRILGWSEEQVHDVPVLELVHPADRAEVQVAVSGFLQYRNTEQLETRLRHCDGHYHWFRWSARFNGSLLTAVGRDITEDREEAARKSEALMRNSERMEVVGQLAGGMGHEMNNLLSGIGGSLELLQRRLQDGRLERVDAYLEVARESVLRAMELTHRLLAFSRHQPLAPKPLDFNRQLRLSEPLLLKTLGAEMRLHWQLDVAPWAVCLDVTQLENALVNLCANAREACLERGNVTVRSVNERLTASFPDENGLPPGDYVALHVEDDGHGFSTRDIARAFEPFFTTKPIGRGSGLGLSMVYGFVGQSGGYAWIESSPNQGARVSMLFPRCHDPAPEAPKPVQRSQRMAQGERLLLVDDELNLRAVMREYLTERGFVVTDASDANAALERFRLDGPFDLVITDIGLPGGFSGRQVAKAMRMQLPSQKILFITGYADHPVEAQLLDQPGTALMNKPFLLADLADQALSMLEQ; encoded by the coding sequence TTGCCCGCACACGGTACGCCGCGCAAGCCTGCGCGGGAGCTCACCTTGAAAACGCCCGTATCGGCACCGCTCGATCTGATGAGCCAACGAATTGCGCAGTTCGACTGGGGGCACACATCACTTGGGCCGTTGCCACGTTGGTCGGCCTCGTTGCGCATTGCCGTCGACATGATGCACTCGTCACCGTTTCCTTGCGCAGTGGTCTGGGGGGCAGACCTCTGCGTGGTGCACAATGATGGCTACCGGGCGCTGCGGGCCGCCAGGCCGGATGCGCTGGGCAATGCGTTCGATGCGCTCTGGAGTGACCTCTGGGAGGCAATGGGGCCCTGGGTATTCAAGGCGCTTGAAGGGCGTTCGAACTTTGTCGAGGACCAGCCCCTGCTCGTCTGCGTCGAAGGCAACGAGCCGCTGTGGTGCGCGTTCGGTTATGCACCCCTGCGCGATGAATTTGGAAACGTGGCGGGGTTTCTGCACAAGGTGATCGAGACCACGGCCAGTGTGGAGGCGTACCATCATTGGCGTGAGCAGGTGCAGGGCTATGAACGACAGATAGCGCGCCATGTGGCCGAGCGCGAGCAGATCTGGCAACTGTCCCCGGATGCAATGATGACGGTTACCCCTGAACTCAAGCTGCATGCCGTTAACCCCGCCTGGTACCGCATTCTGGGCTGGTCCGAGGAGCAGGTTCACGATGTGCCGGTGCTGGAGCTGGTGCATCCGGCGGATCGCGCCGAGGTACAAGTGGCAGTCTCCGGGTTCCTGCAATACCGCAATACCGAGCAACTGGAGACGCGCTTGCGTCACTGCGATGGCCATTATCACTGGTTCCGCTGGAGTGCCCGGTTCAATGGCAGCCTGTTGACGGCAGTCGGTCGGGATATCACCGAAGACCGCGAAGAGGCCGCGCGTAAGTCTGAAGCGCTGATGCGCAATAGCGAACGCATGGAGGTGGTTGGCCAGTTGGCCGGCGGCATGGGCCATGAGATGAACAACCTGCTGTCTGGCATCGGTGGCAGCCTGGAACTGCTGCAGCGGCGCCTTCAGGATGGCCGCCTGGAGCGTGTTGACGCCTATTTGGAGGTCGCTCGCGAATCGGTCTTACGCGCCATGGAACTGACCCATCGCCTGCTGGCATTCTCTCGGCATCAACCGCTTGCACCCAAGCCCCTGGACTTCAACCGGCAGTTGCGGCTAAGCGAGCCGTTGCTATTGAAGACGCTGGGCGCAGAGATGCGCTTGCACTGGCAACTGGATGTCGCGCCGTGGGCCGTATGCCTTGACGTTACCCAACTTGAAAATGCCTTGGTCAACCTCTGCGCCAATGCCCGGGAGGCCTGCCTGGAACGTGGCAATGTCACTGTACGCAGCGTCAACGAGCGGTTGACGGCCAGCTTCCCTGATGAAAATGGGCTGCCGCCAGGCGACTACGTTGCCTTGCATGTGGAGGACGACGGCCACGGCTTTTCGACGCGCGACATTGCCAGGGCTTTTGAGCCGTTCTTCACCACCAAGCCCATCGGCCGTGGTTCCGGGCTTGGGCTATCGATGGTGTATGGTTTTGTCGGTCAATCGGGGGGATACGCCTGGATCGAGTCGAGCCCGAATCAGGGGGCCAGGGTTTCCATGCTTTTCCCAAGGTGCCACGACCCGGCACCCGAAGCGCCGAAGCCAGTGCAACGTTCCCAGCGCATGGCCCAGGGTGAGCGCCTGTTACTGGTCGATGACGAGCTGAACTTGCGTGCCGTGATGCGCGAGTACCTGACTGAACGCGGTTTTGTGGTCACTGATGCGAGTGACGCCAATGCTGCGCTGGAGCGCTTTCGCCTTGATGGCCCCTTCGACCTGGTGATTACCGACATCGGTTTACCCGGCGGCTTCAGTGGCCGGCAAGTGGCCAAGGCCATGCGCATGCAGCTTCCTTCGCAGAAGATCCTGTTCATCACCGGCTACGCTGACCATCCTGTTGAAGCGCAGCTGCTTGATCAGCCGGGAACGGCATTGATGAACAAGCCGTTTTTGCTGGCGGACCTTGCCGATCAGGCGCTAAGCATGCTCGAACAATGA
- a CDS encoding response regulator, which produces MSHSLALDERALILAPPPLAADTSRLLASAGINSLCTVDLSNLQTCLAEGAGLAIIAEQVFDNGPSALLQAFIDQQQSWSDLPIVLLMQGAWSAACAGNHPVGNLLLLVAPFDNDQLLHMTRSALRNRRRQYAARDQLHDLQQRLNSLGAPPEKEHKPSEFACYETRKMEAIGQLAGGVAHDFNNLLTSIGGSFELIERRLHQGRSDGLDSVLRMGREAVTRAARVTHRLLAFSSRQSLNSQRVDLHGLLEVKRLKTCLNPAITLHVHTAKDLWPVEADAKQLQEALDNLLFNASEAMPSGGQLRVEASNQHIPSKQFTSGALCPGDYLRLSIIDDGQGMAQSTLERAFEPFFSTKAIGQGIGLGLSMVYGFSRQSHGHLALHSQIGLGTRVDLYLPRHIGQATAPSKPIPVQESQGRHVLVVEDDPHVRQLLCQALRESGFPCRSAANATQGLKVLRSSQPVDLLVSDIGLPGMNGRQLAEIARSLHPHLPVLFITGYAETAMAREGFLGTGMHLICKPFELKDLQTQVTQILGRP; this is translated from the coding sequence TTGTCCCATTCATTGGCGCTGGATGAACGTGCCTTGATCCTGGCACCCCCGCCATTAGCGGCGGATACCTCGCGCCTGCTCGCCTCAGCCGGCATCAATAGCCTGTGCACCGTTGACCTGTCCAACCTGCAGACTTGCCTGGCAGAAGGCGCAGGCCTGGCAATCATTGCCGAGCAAGTGTTCGACAACGGCCCCAGTGCGTTGCTGCAAGCATTCATCGACCAGCAACAGAGCTGGTCGGACCTGCCCATCGTGCTGCTCATGCAGGGCGCCTGGTCGGCCGCTTGTGCAGGCAACCACCCAGTGGGCAATCTTTTGCTGCTGGTCGCCCCGTTCGACAACGACCAACTGCTGCACATGACCCGATCCGCCTTGCGCAACCGACGACGGCAATACGCTGCACGCGACCAGTTGCACGACCTGCAGCAGCGCCTGAACTCACTGGGAGCGCCGCCAGAGAAGGAACACAAACCCAGCGAGTTCGCCTGCTACGAGACACGCAAGATGGAAGCCATTGGCCAACTGGCCGGGGGTGTTGCTCACGACTTCAATAACCTGCTTACCAGCATTGGCGGCAGCTTCGAACTGATTGAACGGCGCCTGCATCAAGGCCGCAGCGATGGCCTTGACAGCGTACTGCGGATGGGACGTGAGGCAGTAACACGCGCCGCTCGCGTGACCCACCGCTTGCTGGCCTTCTCCTCCCGTCAATCGCTGAACAGCCAGCGTGTCGACCTGCACGGCCTGCTCGAGGTGAAACGCCTGAAAACCTGCCTCAACCCTGCCATAACGTTACACGTGCATACCGCCAAAGACCTGTGGCCCGTAGAAGCTGATGCCAAACAGTTGCAGGAAGCCCTCGACAACCTGCTGTTCAATGCCTCAGAAGCCATGCCCAGTGGCGGCCAGCTGCGAGTCGAGGCAAGCAACCAGCATATCCCCAGCAAGCAGTTCACCAGTGGAGCTCTGTGTCCTGGTGACTACCTGCGCCTGAGCATCATCGATGACGGCCAGGGCATGGCGCAAAGCACCCTTGAGCGCGCTTTCGAGCCGTTTTTCAGTACCAAGGCGATCGGCCAGGGTATCGGCCTCGGCCTGTCGATGGTCTACGGCTTCAGCAGGCAGTCTCACGGGCATCTCGCACTGCACAGCCAGATTGGCCTGGGCACTCGGGTAGACCTGTACCTGCCGCGCCATATCGGCCAGGCAACGGCACCAAGCAAGCCGATACCTGTGCAGGAGAGCCAGGGCCGTCACGTGCTGGTGGTCGAAGACGACCCCCATGTGCGCCAATTGTTGTGCCAGGCACTGCGTGAGAGCGGCTTCCCCTGCCGCAGCGCGGCCAACGCCACCCAAGGGCTCAAGGTGTTGCGCTCCTCTCAGCCCGTGGATTTGCTGGTCAGCGACATCGGCCTGCCCGGTATGAATGGCCGTCAACTGGCCGAAATTGCCCGCAGCCTGCATCCACATTTGCCCGTGCTGTTCATCACCGGCTACGCGGAAACGGCCATGGCCCGCGAGGGTTTTTTGGGCACGGGCATGCACTTGATCTGCAAACCATTCGAACTGAAAGACTTGCAGACGCAGGTCACGCAGATTCTGGGCCGCCCCTGA
- a CDS encoding HEAT repeat domain-containing protein, with protein MHRRNRYLIALLLLILVSALFGYLWRDEQPAPPTLPAHSYAKALRQAHDGLPGAARVLYQQLQRNDLPPIRRAALYAELPNYPSPQALKLARQDLEHADPLVRRAAIAGIRRLLPAAQRSLVLGPLLDDDEQSVRFAAVDALLGLSPDAIGLYFGPLQAALEHYQQALEQHPEDADAQIHLARLYLHENDYAQAAAALQRALDVAPGNLDALATQVRLLERQGQHDASRQVLGKALALSPDSAFLQYELGLWLIRHEQREYALLALSRAVELDPDNADYRYTLAVTLHELEQLDAAQKQLETVLNREPANRRARVLLIQYWKETGQLQNVQVLLAELERQNPDDPALQQGL; from the coding sequence ATGCACAGACGCAACCGCTACCTGATCGCCCTGCTGCTGTTGATCCTGGTATCGGCGCTGTTCGGTTACCTGTGGCGCGATGAGCAGCCAGCCCCGCCGACCTTGCCTGCACACAGCTATGCCAAGGCCCTGCGCCAGGCCCATGACGGCCTACCCGGTGCAGCACGGGTGCTTTACCAGCAATTGCAACGCAACGACCTGCCCCCTATCCGCCGCGCTGCCCTCTATGCCGAGTTACCCAACTACCCCTCTCCCCAGGCATTGAAACTTGCCCGCCAGGACCTGGAGCATGCCGACCCGCTGGTGCGCCGTGCGGCTATTGCAGGTATCCGCCGCCTGCTGCCGGCAGCGCAGCGCAGCCTGGTACTCGGCCCACTGCTGGACGACGACGAACAAAGCGTGCGCTTTGCTGCCGTGGATGCCCTGCTGGGCCTGAGCCCCGATGCCATCGGCCTGTATTTCGGCCCGTTGCAGGCAGCCCTTGAACACTACCAGCAGGCGCTCGAGCAACACCCCGAGGATGCCGACGCCCAGATACACCTGGCACGCCTGTACCTGCACGAAAACGACTACGCCCAGGCAGCCGCGGCCCTGCAGCGGGCGCTGGACGTTGCACCCGGCAACCTCGACGCCTTGGCCACCCAGGTGCGTTTGCTGGAGCGTCAGGGCCAGCACGATGCCTCGCGCCAGGTACTGGGCAAAGCCTTGGCACTCAGCCCCGACTCAGCCTTCCTGCAGTACGAGCTTGGGCTCTGGCTGATCCGCCACGAGCAACGTGAATACGCCTTGCTTGCCTTGTCCCGCGCCGTCGAACTGGACCCGGACAACGCCGATTACCGCTATACGCTGGCAGTCACTCTGCACGAACTGGAACAACTCGACGCAGCCCAAAAGCAGCTGGAAACCGTGCTCAACCGGGAGCCGGCCAACCGCCGCGCTCGAGTGCTGCTGATCCAGTACTGGAAAGAGACCGGGCAATTGCAGAACGTTCAAGTGCTATTGGCCGAGCTGGAACGGCAGAACCCGGACGACCCCGCACTGCAGCAAGGCCTATAG
- a CDS encoding efflux transporter outer membrane subunit, with amino-acid sequence MNLLKPLTPSLLALALAACAVGPDYQAPATEPALLNSDVQAKAYDRSRFESLWWKQFDDPVLNQLVQASLDGNRDLRVAFARLKSARSIREDAENDQFPVVTSRASSDIGKGQIPGQTTQRVNSERYDLGLDMAWELDLFGRIQRQIEASEAQEAVAAADLQQLQVSLIAELVDAYGQLRGAQLREKIALANLKTQQESRTITETLRDAGVGNDLDVVRADARLAGVEATVPQLQAEQARARHRIATLLGQRPDALSVDLSPKALPAIAKALPVGDPGELLRRRPDIRSAERQLAAATANVGVATADLFPRVSLSGFLGFTAARGSQIGSSAANAWALGPSITWAAFDLGSVRARLRGAKADAEGALANYEQQVLLALEESANAFSDYDKTQQRLLSLMRQSDASRKAAELASIRYREGTVDYLVLLDAERERLSAEDAQAQGEVDLYRGIVSIYKALGGGWQPQTVASVR; translated from the coding sequence ATGAACCTGCTCAAACCCCTGACCCCAAGCCTGCTGGCACTGGCCCTGGCGGCCTGTGCGGTAGGCCCGGACTACCAGGCCCCGGCCACCGAACCTGCACTACTGAACAGTGATGTGCAGGCCAAAGCTTATGACCGTAGCCGCTTCGAAAGCCTGTGGTGGAAGCAGTTCGACGACCCGGTGCTCAACCAGCTGGTGCAGGCTTCGCTGGACGGCAACCGTGACTTGCGCGTGGCCTTCGCCCGTCTGAAATCCGCCCGTTCGATCCGCGAAGACGCCGAGAACGACCAGTTCCCGGTCGTGACCAGCCGCGCCAGCAGCGACATCGGCAAGGGCCAGATCCCCGGCCAGACCACGCAGCGGGTGAACAGCGAGCGCTACGACCTGGGCCTGGACATGGCCTGGGAGCTTGACCTGTTCGGCCGCATCCAGCGTCAGATCGAAGCCAGCGAGGCCCAGGAAGCGGTAGCTGCCGCCGACCTGCAACAGTTGCAGGTCAGCCTGATCGCCGAATTGGTCGATGCCTATGGGCAGCTGCGCGGTGCGCAACTGCGCGAGAAAATCGCCCTGGCAAACCTCAAGACCCAGCAGGAGTCGCGGACCATTACCGAAACCCTGCGCGATGCCGGTGTGGGCAACGACCTCGATGTCGTGCGTGCCGATGCACGCCTGGCCGGGGTCGAAGCCACCGTGCCGCAACTGCAGGCCGAACAGGCCCGGGCGCGGCACCGCATCGCCACCCTGCTCGGCCAGCGCCCTGACGCGCTCAGCGTAGACCTGTCGCCCAAGGCCCTGCCGGCCATCGCCAAGGCATTGCCGGTGGGCGACCCGGGGGAGCTGCTACGCCGTCGTCCGGACATCCGTAGCGCCGAACGCCAGCTGGCTGCCGCCACCGCCAATGTCGGCGTGGCCACGGCAGACCTGTTCCCTCGCGTCAGCCTCAGTGGCTTCCTTGGCTTTACCGCCGCTCGCGGCTCGCAGATCGGCTCCTCGGCAGCCAATGCCTGGGCGTTGGGCCCCAGCATTACCTGGGCGGCCTTCGACCTGGGCAGCGTGCGGGCCCGCCTGCGCGGTGCCAAAGCCGATGCCGAAGGGGCTCTGGCCAACTACGAACAGCAGGTATTGCTGGCCCTGGAAGAGTCGGCCAACGCCTTCAGCGATTACGACAAGACCCAGCAGCGCCTGCTGTCGCTGATGCGCCAGAGCGACGCCAGCCGCAAGGCCGCGGAGCTGGCCTCGATTCGCTATCGCGAAGGCACGGTGGACTACCTGGTACTGCTCGACGCCGAGCGCGAGCGGCTGAGCGCTGAGGATGCGCAGGCCCAGGGGGAGGTCGATCTGTACCGCGGCATCGTCTCCATCTACAAAGCCCTGGGCGGCGGCTGGCAACCGCAGACGGTGGCCAGCGTACGCTGA